A window from Pyrococcus yayanosii CH1 encodes these proteins:
- a CDS encoding 50S ribosomal protein L14e: protein MPAIEVGRIGVIIAGRRAGQKVVVVDIIDKNFVLVTGAGLNKVKRRRMNIKHIEPLPEKINIPRGASDEEVRQALEQAGISLA, encoded by the coding sequence ATGCCTGCGATCGAGGTCGGTAGGATTGGTGTTATAATAGCCGGAAGGAGGGCAGGACAGAAGGTCGTGGTCGTGGACATCATAGACAAGAACTTCGTGCTCGTTACCGGGGCCGGCCTCAACAAAGTAAAGCGCAGGAGGATGAACATAAAGCACATCGAGCCCCTCCCCGAGAAGATTAACATCCCGAGGGGCGCCTCCGACGAGGAGGTCAGGCAGGCCCTTGAGCAGGCCGGCATAAGCCTGGCCTGA
- a CDS encoding 50S ribosomal protein L34e produces the protein MKPMYRSRSWRRKYVRTPGGRVVIHFERRKPKIAHCAICGRPLNGIPRGRPVELRKLPKTKKRPERPYPHLCPKCMRRAMKEQIRAQLS, from the coding sequence ATGAAGCCTATGTACAGGTCAAGGTCATGGAGGAGGAAGTACGTCAGGACGCCTGGCGGAAGGGTGGTTATCCACTTCGAGAGGAGGAAGCCAAAGATCGCTCACTGCGCCATCTGCGGCAGGCCCCTCAACGGGATACCCAGGGGCAGGCCCGTCGAGCTCAGGAAGCTTCCCAAGACCAAGAAGAGGCCCGAGAGGCCTTATCCACACCTCTGTCCCAAATGCATGCGCAGGGCAATGAAAGAGCAAATTAGGGCCCAGCTCAGCTGA
- a CDS encoding potassium channel family protein, which produces MCEYTYSNGKKCRRKPLKGSKYCSLHIPFEEGELLYGEKIKEIKRRAFEKALERGVRNFEGVQLYEVMIAGKDIEGPLIFRNSTIGRIVIANSKLKGLTLINTNVESVVVIESSINFFYVNGSTLYGLSLCSVEFSSSILIRNSSIKYVMLNSVEYREAQITAEEEYGERGRMAGRVELSNLRGVRRIAINSRYPLIKRLAEELGIEFNRKRKPVRIHMLYIGGIKFDESPRFKRQVRLYINALIGGLTIENTSIPGHAEVVNSRIRYPEFVHVTVHNNFVLKNSRFYSDETWNLTFLPNLLAELEVLGFIVIENCLFNNPYLAEVFYRIARTTWERSGDKEKADEYYYLEMIARREKLLHHYLRGPKTPRRIFRLFEVFFEWLFADLTCKYGTDWRRPVFLWVSLVLGVFPLFYYLTRSVEVTNSFFDYVYFSIVTATTLGYGDLHPVGVGKMIASVEAIFGMFMWAVFLTVFARKYMR; this is translated from the coding sequence ATGTGCGAGTACACTTATTCAAACGGCAAAAAATGTCGGAGAAAGCCCCTAAAAGGTTCCAAATACTGCTCCCTCCACATACCCTTCGAGGAGGGAGAGCTCCTCTATGGCGAGAAGATTAAGGAAATAAAGAGGAGGGCATTCGAGAAGGCCCTCGAGAGGGGGGTCAGGAACTTCGAGGGCGTTCAGCTCTACGAGGTCATGATAGCGGGAAAGGACATTGAGGGACCACTCATCTTCAGGAACTCCACTATAGGTCGGATTGTTATAGCTAATTCAAAACTCAAGGGTCTCACACTCATCAACACGAACGTCGAATCCGTGGTAGTCATAGAATCGTCGATTAACTTCTTTTACGTGAACGGCTCCACCCTCTACGGGCTCAGCCTCTGCTCCGTTGAGTTCTCATCTTCCATCCTCATCAGGAACAGCTCAATAAAGTACGTCATGTTGAACTCCGTAGAATACAGGGAAGCCCAGATAACAGCGGAAGAAGAGTACGGCGAGAGGGGCAGGATGGCGGGTAGGGTAGAGCTTTCGAACCTACGGGGCGTCAGAAGAATAGCAATAAACTCCCGCTATCCACTCATAAAAAGGCTTGCTGAAGAGTTGGGAATAGAGTTTAATAGGAAACGGAAGCCTGTCCGGATCCACATGCTCTACATTGGCGGCATAAAGTTCGATGAAAGTCCCCGCTTCAAGAGGCAAGTGCGTCTCTACATAAACGCTCTAATTGGAGGACTCACGATTGAGAATACCTCCATCCCGGGTCACGCGGAAGTCGTGAACAGTAGGATAAGGTACCCCGAGTTCGTCCACGTTACCGTCCATAACAACTTTGTTCTCAAGAACTCAAGGTTCTATAGCGATGAGACTTGGAACCTGACGTTCCTCCCCAATCTTCTCGCCGAGCTTGAGGTATTGGGCTTTATAGTCATCGAGAACTGTCTCTTCAACAATCCCTACCTCGCGGAAGTCTTCTACAGGATAGCGAGAACGACTTGGGAGAGGAGCGGGGACAAGGAAAAGGCGGATGAATACTATTACCTTGAGATGATTGCCAGAAGGGAGAAGCTCCTTCACCACTACCTTAGGGGACCAAAGACGCCTAGGAGGATTTTCAGACTTTTTGAGGTCTTCTTCGAGTGGCTTTTCGCGGACCTGACCTGCAAGTACGGAACCGATTGGAGGAGGCCAGTCTTCCTCTGGGTCTCCCTTGTGCTTGGTGTATTTCCTCTCTTTTACTACCTCACGAGGAGCGTGGAGGTAACGAATTCTTTCTTCGACTACGTTTATTTCAGCATAGTGACAGCCACGACCCTTGGCTATGGAGACCTTCACCCGGTTGGAGTTGGAAAGATGATAGCGTCGGTCGAGGCTATCTTCGGAATGTTTATGTGGGCCGTTTTCCTTACCGTCTTCGCGAGGAAGTACATGAGGTGA
- the cmk gene encoding (d)CMP kinase: MPKGCLVVTVSGLAGSGTTTLCRKLAEYYGFKHVYAGLIFRQMAKEHGMTLEEFQKYAELHPEIDREVDRRQIEAAKECNVVIEGRLAGWMVKNADLKIWLDAPIRVRAERVARREGISVEEAFMKIAEREMQNRKRYLNLYGIDINDLSIYDLIIDTSKWSPDGVFAIVKAAIDHLDPVGDAGSKKEKEVG, translated from the coding sequence ATGCCCAAGGGGTGCCTCGTCGTAACCGTAAGTGGTTTGGCAGGTTCAGGAACCACAACCCTCTGCAGGAAGCTTGCAGAGTACTACGGCTTCAAGCACGTTTACGCGGGCCTCATCTTCAGGCAGATGGCCAAGGAGCACGGCATGACCCTTGAGGAGTTCCAAAAGTATGCCGAGCTACATCCCGAGATAGACAGGGAGGTTGACAGGCGCCAAATCGAGGCCGCAAAGGAGTGCAACGTGGTAATTGAAGGTCGTCTCGCCGGATGGATGGTAAAGAACGCAGATCTGAAGATATGGCTCGACGCCCCCATAAGGGTGAGGGCCGAGAGGGTTGCCCGCAGGGAGGGTATAAGCGTCGAGGAGGCCTTCATGAAAATCGCCGAGAGAGAAATGCAGAACAGGAAAAGATATTTAAACTTATATGGAATCGACATCAACGACCTCTCCATCTACGACCTGATAATCGACACTTCGAAATGGTCGCCCGATGGGGTCTTCGCCATCGTGAAGGCCGCCATCGACCACCTTGACCCCGTCGGCGACGCGGGGTCGAAAAAAGAGAAGGAGGTGGGATGA
- a CDS encoding TrkA C-terminal domain-containing protein: MALGIIPLVSFLLVVLISVIIVRIGAVALEMTGLSRDVAAFQAQSAFSGVGFTTSESEYVVAHPVRRRIIRTLMFLGSAGITSAIATLVLSFMETSPQQAGVRLLLLVVGLIAMYIFFRSKLVERAMRRVIRKVLGRLAPSLRIYDYSQLLGITRGYSISQIRVKKNSWLANKTLRELELDKEGVLVLGIYRKVNGKEVYIGAPHGNTKIMPGDLVILYGPEDTLLNLSRRVKGARGKAEHEEAVEKARLRSMQEEMEGRI; this comes from the coding sequence ATGGCCCTAGGCATAATACCCCTCGTCTCCTTCCTGCTGGTCGTTCTAATCTCCGTCATTATCGTTAGGATAGGGGCCGTTGCCCTAGAGATGACAGGCCTGTCAAGGGATGTCGCGGCGTTTCAGGCTCAGTCTGCCTTCTCGGGGGTTGGGTTCACCACCAGCGAGAGCGAATACGTGGTAGCCCATCCGGTGAGGCGGAGGATCATAAGAACCCTTATGTTCCTCGGTAGCGCTGGGATAACCTCCGCAATAGCGACCCTCGTCCTGAGCTTTATGGAGACCTCTCCGCAGCAGGCGGGAGTAAGGCTTCTCCTTCTCGTGGTAGGCCTCATCGCCATGTATATCTTCTTCCGCTCCAAGCTCGTGGAGAGGGCAATGAGGAGGGTTATCCGAAAAGTTCTCGGTCGTCTCGCTCCATCTCTGAGAATATACGACTACAGTCAGCTCCTTGGGATAACGAGGGGTTATTCAATATCCCAAATTAGGGTTAAGAAGAACAGCTGGCTTGCAAACAAAACCCTGAGGGAGCTGGAGCTCGACAAGGAGGGTGTACTCGTCCTCGGAATATATAGGAAGGTAAACGGGAAGGAGGTGTACATCGGGGCCCCGCACGGCAACACGAAGATAATGCCCGGCGACCTCGTGATTCTGTACGGGCCGGAGGACACACTACTTAACCTCTCCCGGAGGGTTAAGGGAGCCAGAGGTAAGGCGGAGCACGAGGAGGCAGTCGAGAAGGCGAGGCTCAGGAGCATGCAGGAAGAAATGGAGGGAAGGATTTAA
- a CDS encoding radical SAM protein has protein sequence MRELEKAKKALPKYFAILEGEDVPNFFLVRKVGVDFSPDAPLDDLWTKHGEGLDRLRENDLREGPKNLLDLKVAIAERILESCHLCEIKCGVNRKRDIGYCRVRESLVASDFLHLGEEPELVPSYTIFFSGCNFRCVFCQNWDISQFRVGVPYDPHIMARKIELAFAEGAKNVNFVGGEPTPNLPFILETLRHVRVPIPVIWNSNMYMSEAAMKLLDGIVDIYLGDFKWGNDECALKYSKAPRYWAVVTRNFLLAKGHFRAEFLIRHLVMPGHLECCTRPILEWVAENLGRDVRVNVMFQYRPEYKADEYPEINRLLWGEEMERAEMIVKELGLRNALVG, from the coding sequence ATGAGGGAGTTAGAGAAAGCAAAAAAAGCTCTTCCCAAATATTTTGCAATCCTTGAGGGGGAAGATGTTCCCAATTTCTTCCTCGTGAGGAAGGTAGGCGTTGACTTCTCTCCTGATGCCCCTCTGGATGACCTCTGGACAAAGCATGGGGAAGGCCTGGACAGACTAAGGGAGAACGACCTCAGGGAGGGCCCGAAAAACCTGCTCGACCTTAAGGTGGCCATCGCGGAGAGGATTCTGGAGAGCTGTCACCTCTGCGAGATTAAGTGCGGAGTCAATAGGAAGAGGGATATCGGATATTGTCGCGTCAGGGAAAGCCTCGTCGCCAGCGACTTCCTGCACCTCGGAGAGGAGCCGGAGTTGGTGCCATCTTACACCATCTTCTTCAGCGGGTGCAACTTCCGCTGCGTCTTCTGCCAGAACTGGGACATAAGCCAGTTCCGCGTTGGCGTGCCCTACGACCCTCACATTATGGCGAGGAAAATAGAGCTGGCATTTGCCGAGGGGGCTAAGAACGTCAACTTCGTCGGCGGCGAGCCTACGCCAAACCTACCATTCATACTTGAAACACTAAGGCACGTTAGGGTTCCAATCCCCGTTATCTGGAACTCAAACATGTATATGAGCGAGGCCGCGATGAAGCTCCTGGATGGTATAGTGGACATATATCTAGGTGACTTCAAGTGGGGCAACGACGAATGCGCCCTTAAATATTCGAAGGCTCCCCGCTACTGGGCCGTTGTAACCCGGAACTTCCTCCTCGCGAAGGGGCACTTTAGAGCTGAGTTCCTAATAAGGCACCTCGTGATGCCCGGCCACCTCGAGTGCTGCACGAGGCCGATTCTGGAGTGGGTAGCGGAGAACCTCGGCCGGGACGTGCGGGTTAACGTCATGTTCCAGTATAGGCCTGAGTACAAGGCTGATGAATACCCAGAAATTAACAGGCTTCTCTGGGGAGAGGAGATGGAAAGGGCCGAAATGATTGTAAAGGAGCTCGGCCTCAGGAACGCCTTGGTGGGCTAA
- a CDS encoding TIGR00269 family protein has product MRCSKCGREAVYFARYEGRYYCHRHFNEMVERKVKATIRKYQMIRRGEKIGVAVSGGKDSVVLMHLLAKLRRKFPFELVAITIDEGIRGYRDRSVEIAKRNAELLGIEHHIYSFRDYIGLTLDETVEIMGPREERVGACSYCGVWRRWLLNCAARELGVDKLAVGLNLDDEVQMFLMNLMRGDVARLGRTGPYYEEIHEGLVPRIKPLREVPEKEIVLYAVLNDIEVDLSECPYAVEAFRAEIRDWLNEMEEKHPGTKYQLLRSYDRLFPLIAKTYAREIGLNRCKLCGQPTAGKICKACQFRLQVVERARKKGIAFTLQGEP; this is encoded by the coding sequence ATGAGGTGCTCCAAGTGTGGTAGGGAAGCAGTATATTTTGCAAGGTACGAAGGTAGATATTACTGCCACAGGCATTTCAACGAGATGGTAGAGAGGAAAGTCAAGGCAACCATCAGGAAGTACCAGATGATACGGAGGGGCGAAAAGATAGGGGTTGCCGTGAGTGGTGGCAAGGACAGCGTCGTTCTCATGCACCTTCTCGCGAAGCTCAGGAGGAAGTTCCCCTTCGAGCTTGTCGCCATAACGATAGACGAGGGAATAAGGGGTTACAGGGACAGGAGCGTTGAAATCGCGAAGAGGAACGCGGAGCTTCTTGGCATTGAGCACCACATATACTCCTTCAGGGATTACATAGGCCTCACCCTTGACGAGACCGTCGAGATAATGGGCCCTCGTGAGGAGCGTGTCGGAGCCTGCTCATACTGCGGCGTCTGGAGAAGATGGCTTCTCAACTGCGCGGCGAGAGAACTCGGGGTTGACAAGCTGGCGGTTGGCCTAAACCTCGACGATGAGGTGCAAATGTTCCTCATGAACCTAATGAGGGGAGATGTAGCGAGGCTCGGCAGAACGGGTCCTTACTATGAAGAAATTCATGAGGGTCTCGTTCCGAGAATAAAACCCCTCCGCGAGGTTCCCGAGAAGGAGATCGTCCTTTATGCTGTTCTCAACGATATCGAGGTCGATCTGAGCGAGTGTCCCTACGCCGTTGAGGCCTTTAGGGCCGAGATAAGGGACTGGCTCAACGAGATGGAGGAAAAGCATCCGGGCACAAAGTATCAGCTCCTCAGGAGCTATGACAGACTCTTCCCCCTCATAGCTAAGACCTACGCGAGGGAGATAGGGCTTAACCGCTGCAAGCTCTGCGGCCAGCCGACGGCGGGGAAGATATGCAAGGCCTGCCAGTTCAGACTTCAGGTCGTGGAGAGGGCGAGAAAGAAGGGCATTGCTTTCACTCTTCAAGGAGAACCATAA
- a CDS encoding DUF192 domain-containing protein, translating into MLRNDTKGKVWTGEVCIADTFLKRFLGLMFRRVTYALILVLPTETRTNASIHGFFMREPIDVIFLDSERRVVDMTLLKPWHVYLPKRPARYVVEGPVGLISALNAEEGDVITW; encoded by the coding sequence ATGCTGAGAAACGATACAAAGGGGAAGGTGTGGACGGGGGAAGTTTGTATCGCGGATACGTTCCTTAAGAGGTTCCTTGGCCTGATGTTCCGCCGGGTAACCTACGCCCTCATCCTCGTTCTACCGACCGAAACACGGACCAACGCTTCAATTCACGGCTTCTTTATGAGGGAGCCCATAGACGTCATCTTCCTTGACTCCGAGAGACGGGTTGTTGATATGACCCTGCTTAAGCCTTGGCACGTTTACCTTCCAAAAAGGCCGGCTCGCTACGTGGTGGAGGGGCCCGTGGGCCTTATAAGTGCCCTGAACGCGGAGGAAGGGGATGTTATAACCTGGTGA